In the genome of Paenibacillus pabuli, one region contains:
- a CDS encoding NAD(P)/FAD-dependent oxidoreductase — protein sequence MNAESAEVVVIGGGIIGMSIAYYAARQGMDVVVVERGELAGGTSSKCDGNILAIDKDPGFDSQMSLKSQELVAEWARELDEEFEYRAPGSILVCETEEEMLAAENWVLRQREAGLPFRMLDQKDLRSEWPALAEDLLGGLECATDSTVNPVLLTYSLASAARRYGARLRVHTSVTAIMLDAQRRIRGVETTGGTIHAQTVINAAGVWSKHIGQMVGLDIPIEPRKGHILVASRWESIGKRKVMEFGYLISKFGGKRSVDPKFEQYGIALVFEPTASQNFLIGSSRQFVGMDARVDQEVIRLIAERAIRFFPALEQIPLLRTYAGLRPWTPDHLPIVSAVDEIPGFYIAAGHEGDGISLAAVTGKVISEMLNGVETCIPVDPLRYDRFRHEAGRQEVIF from the coding sequence ATGAATGCTGAATCTGCGGAGGTTGTTGTTATCGGCGGTGGGATTATCGGCATGTCCATCGCTTATTATGCGGCGAGGCAAGGTATGGATGTGGTAGTGGTGGAGCGGGGAGAACTCGCCGGAGGGACCTCTTCCAAATGCGACGGCAATATTCTTGCGATTGACAAGGATCCCGGCTTTGACAGCCAGATGTCCTTAAAATCGCAGGAACTGGTGGCGGAATGGGCCCGGGAGCTCGATGAGGAATTTGAGTATCGCGCCCCCGGAAGCATCCTTGTCTGCGAGACGGAAGAGGAGATGCTTGCCGCCGAAAACTGGGTTTTACGCCAGAGGGAGGCCGGCCTTCCGTTCCGCATGCTCGACCAAAAAGATCTGCGCAGCGAATGGCCAGCGCTGGCCGAAGATCTGCTCGGCGGCTTAGAGTGCGCAACGGATTCCACGGTAAATCCGGTGCTGCTCACTTATTCGCTGGCATCCGCCGCTCGCCGGTATGGAGCCAGGCTGCGGGTTCATACATCCGTTACGGCGATTATGCTTGATGCTCAGCGGAGAATCCGCGGGGTAGAGACCACCGGCGGCACGATTCATGCACAGACCGTCATCAATGCTGCCGGGGTATGGTCGAAGCATATTGGACAAATGGTCGGGCTGGATATTCCGATCGAACCCCGCAAAGGGCACATTCTGGTCGCTTCCCGCTGGGAAAGCATCGGGAAGCGAAAGGTGATGGAATTTGGTTACCTGATCAGCAAGTTTGGCGGAAAGCGCAGCGTTGACCCGAAATTTGAACAATACGGGATCGCGCTTGTATTCGAACCGACCGCATCGCAAAATTTTCTGATTGGATCGAGCCGCCAATTTGTAGGGATGGACGCTCGCGTGGACCAGGAGGTCATCCGGCTTATCGCCGAAAGGGCAATTCGCTTTTTCCCTGCCCTGGAACAGATTCCGCTGCTTCGAACCTACGCGGGATTGCGTCCCTGGACACCGGATCATCTGCCGATTGTATCTGCCGTTGATGAAATTCCCGGGTTCTACATCGCGGCCGGACACGAAGGTGATGGCATCAGCCTGGCCGCCGTTACGGGGAAAGTCATTAGCGAAATGCTGAACGGAGTGGAGACCTGCATTCCGGTTGATCCGCTGCGTTATGACCGTTTCCGCCACGAGGCGGGCCGACAGGAGGTAATCTTTTGA